The Xyrauchen texanus isolate HMW12.3.18 chromosome 28, RBS_HiC_50CHRs, whole genome shotgun sequence genome has a segment encoding these proteins:
- the LOC127621970 gene encoding trace amine-associated receptor 4-like: MTPNATDTYTENMFLCYPLLPDSCPKVHRLTVIKLTMYTLMLLMILSTVFGNLLVIISISHFKQLQSPTHLIVRSLAASDCLLGSLVMPYSMVRSVEGCWFLGDVICKVHSSLDMTFCISSILHLSLISIDRYWAICDPLRYKMRITSCTVTVFITITWLFSFAYSFSIVFSGVNRIGLEMLIMQMYCVGSCVLFFNKQWGIICPLLTFFLPGTIMSSLYMMVFHVARKHAKVISDRVTVGATSSAHRERKAAKTLALVMGVFLFCWLPIFIATVVDSFLNFVTPGDVFEALVWFGYLNSTCNPLIYGLFYPRFQKAFKILMSPFVCGFSDSRTLTFE, translated from the coding sequence ATGACTCCAAATGCGACTGACACTTACACTGAAAATATGTTTCTCTGCTATCCACTTCTACCGGACTCCTGTCCCAAAGTGCATCGtcttactgtaattaaattgacAATGTACACTCTCATGCTGCTCATGATCCTCTCCACAGTTTTTGGGAATCTGCTGGTCATCATCTCCATCTCACACTTCAAACAGCTGCAGTCTCCAACTCATCTGATCGTTCGCTCTCTGGCCGCCAGCGACTGTCTACTGGGCTCTTTAGTCATGCCTTACAGCATGGTGCGATCTGTTGAAGGGTGCTGGTTTTTGGGAGATGTTATTTGTAAAGTACATTCTAGTTTGGACATGACTTTCTGTATTTCTTCCATATTGCATCTTAGTTTAATATCTATTGACAGGTACTGGGCCATCTGTGACCCTTTAAGGTACAAAATGAGGATCACAAGCTGCACTGTGACTGTATTTATTACCATTACATGGCTATTTTCATTTGCATACAGCTTTTCTATTGTGTTTTCAGGGGTAAACAGGATTGGTTTGGAGATGCTTATCATGCAGATGTACTGTGTAGGAAGTTGTGTTCTGTTTTTTAACAAACAGTGGGGTATTATTTGTCCACTTCTTACATTCTTTCTTCCTGGAACAATTATGAGCTCTTTGTATATGATGGTCTTTCATGTTGCAAGAAAACATGCAAAAGTGATCTCAGACAGAGTGACTGTGGGGGCTACAAGCTctgcacacagagagagaaaagcagCTAAAACTCTGGCTCTTGTTATGGGTGTATTTTTGTTCTGCTGGCTGCCTATTTTTATTGCCACTGTTGTTGACTCTTTTCTCAATTTTGTGACTCCAGGTGATGTCTTTGAGGCTTTAGTTTGGTTTGGATATTTGAACTCAACCTGTAACCCTTTGATCTATGGACTTTTCTATCCTCGTTTTCAAAAGGCCTTTAAGATTCTCATGTCTCCTTTTGTCTGTGGCTTTAGTGACTCAAGGACATTGACATttgaatga